GTTCCAGGCCCGGCACATGTCGTACTGGAAGGGCAGCTGCGGGGCCTGGGCCAGGACCGTGTCCGGCCAGCCGGGGAAGTTCCGGCGTCCCGCCTTCAGCACGTCGCGCTCCCCGTAACCGGGGACCCATTCGGCGCAGGCCACCGACTGCGTCAGGCCGTGGGCGAAGGCGCCGATGACGGTCGACGCGTCGACGGCGCGGGCCCGTGCGAAGCGCTCCGGGTTTCCGTGGGCGAGTTCGTCGAGCGCCGCGGGGACGTCGACGGCCCTGACGGTGTTGGCGACCAGGATGTTGACCAGCGCGCCGCCGTCGAGGACGACCTTGACCGGGTTCCCGCCCGCCGGCGGCTGCGCCATGAGCGTCAAGGGGTGCGCCTCGAGGCGGCGGACCTGCTCGTCCAGCGTGCGCCGGAGGTGCGGGTAGCGGCTCTTGCAGCGGGGCTGGGCCTCGCAGGCCGCGAAGATCTCGCCGATCCCCTCGGCGGCGCTGTCCCAGGTCCACGGCAGGTTCACGACCTGGGGCGGTGCGATCGAGTCGATCGCCACCGAGCGGATGCCCTCGGGGTGCCGCCGCAGGTAGGTGAGGGCGAGGTTGGTGCCGTACGAGTAGCCGTAGACGTTCCACCGGTCGATGCCGAGCGCCCTGCGCAGGGCGGCGAAGTCCGCGGCGTTCTCGGTGGTGTTGTAGGCGCTCAGGTCGATTCCGGCGGCCGTCAGACGGTCCCGGCACTCCTCGGTCGCACGGACCAGGAGCCGTCCGGTCGAGGGGGCGTCGTACCGCAGCCCCACGGCCCGCACGTTGAAGCGGTCGATCTCCGGGCAGGCGAGGTTCGGCTGTGAGTGGAGCGTGCCGCGCTGGGCCATGACGATCAGGTCGTGGTTCCGGTTGACCCCGGAGGAGATGAGGAAGGGGATGTTGTCGAAGGCGTCGCCGCCGGGCCCCCCTTCCATGAACACCACCGGTTCGTCGGCCGGTTGGGTCGAGGCGGCGGGGATGATCGCGACGGCCAGCCGGATGGTCCGGCTCCCGCCGTGGTGGTGGGTGCGGTTCTCGGGTACCTCCAGGAATCCGCACCGTCCCGGGACCGGCTCGGGCGTCTGCGGGCAGGGAGCGGGCACGAACCGCCCCGGACCTCCGGGACCGGGTCTCTGGACGGGTGGTGACACCGTGTTGCCCGGTGTCCAGGTGCGTCCCGTCGTCGGGGTGGTCGCCGCGGTCGGACCGGCCGCACCCAGAAGGGTGAGGCCGGTCACGACGAGGGCGAGACCGGTGCGTGCGACTCGGAGGCGTCGCCGACCGTACGGGCGCCGGGCGCGCGCTCGTACGGTGCTGTGTTCCGTCATGTGATCGGGTCTCTCTGTGGACCACGGCCGCCCCGACCGGGGCGACACCGCGTGGCTCAGCCCGCGACGGCACGATCCGGGCGGGCACTGTGCTCATGAGCCTGCGGTCACGACGGGACGCCCACCACCCGTGAGCGCCACTCGGAGCAGTTCAGACGCCCGGGGCCGCCGTCACCGTGCCGGCGGCGATGGCCGCGCCGAGGGCCGCGTAGTCGTCGGCGTTCTGCCCGGCGTAGGCGAGGGCGAAGTCGGCGACGGCACGGTCGAAGACGTCCGAGGCTCCGAGATAGGCGGCGATGGCGATGCGGTCGCCGGAGCGGGCGTGGGCGCGGGCCAGGGCCCGGCCGCAGAGCCGCGCGTAGTCCCGCAGAGTGGCCGGGGACATGGTCTCCACCTCGGCGGAGCCCTTCATGTCGCGCAACTGCCGCCAGTAGAAGTGGCGCTGCTCGGGCCCGGTCATCCAGCCGAGGAAGATGTCGCTGGCGGCCTGGGTGAGCCGCTGGCCGGAGACGACGCGGCGGCCCTGGTGGGGGTGGGCGGTCGGCGGCAGGTACTGCTCCAGGGCGGAGCGGCCGGCCTCCTTGATCTGGAGGATGAGCGGGTCGCTGTCGTCGCGCCCTTCGAGGAGGAGGACGAAGCAGCGGGTGCCGACGCTGCCGACGCCGACGACCTTCCGGGCGGCGTCGACGAAGTGGTAGCGGTCGAGGAGGACGCGGCGCTCCTCGGCGAGGGAGCTGCGGTAGTCGCTGAAGATCTTGCCGAGGGTGACCCGGTCGACGTCCGTGACGCGTTCGAGGAGCGGCGGGTCGTCGACGATGTGCCGGTTGCCGGCCTCGTCCCGCTCGGTGAGCTTGGCGAGGGCCTGGAGGCTGGTGCGGCGGCGGGCGCCGGCGAGCCGCTTGGCGAGGCGCGCGCGGTCCTCGCCCCGTACCACTCGAAGGATGTCGTCGGCGGAGATCCGCTCGTACCAGACCTCGAGTTCGCCCATGCCGGCGAGGCGGCGCATGTTCGTGCGGTACGACTCGACGGCGACGAGCGCGGCGCGGTGGGCCTTGGGCTTGGCACTGCCGTTCTGGAGGGCGGCGACGGTGACGCTGGCGGCGAGCCTCTTCACGTCCCACTCGAAGGGGCCGGGAAGGGTCTCGTCGAAGTCGTTCACGTCGAAGAGGAGCGTCCGTTCGGGTGAGGCGTACACCCCGAAGTTGAGCAGATGGGCGTCGCCGCAGAGCTGCACGGTGAGCCCGGTGTGACGCTCGGCGCCGAGGTCGGCGGCCATGACGCCGGCGGCGCCGCGCAGGAAGGCGAAGGGGGAGACCGCCATCCTGGCGTATCTGAGGGGGACGAGGTCGGACAGCCGGTCCAGGGACTCGCGCTCCAGGATCACCAGCGGGTCGGGGCGCTGTGACCTGGGTATCCAGCGGCCGTGAAGGGTGCGGGGGACTCTCTTGCGAGCCGCCTTGCCCCGTGCGGCGCGCTCCGACGCTGTCGTCATCCGGCCTCACCAGCCTTCTCCCGCCGACGTGTTCTCGGCCCGGTCATCTGGAACCTCATTACACGGCTCGCCACTCGTTTCGGCCACTCTTCCGGACCGGCCTGGCGAAATGGTTTAGACCAATGATAGGAATTGATCACCCACACGACCCACGTGGTCACGGTGAGCGAAGAGAGGGTTGACCATGGCCGAGCCCGATTCCGAGGCGGTGGCGGACGTACCGCTCTATCTCCGGGTCGCCGCCGCCCTGCGCGAGGACCTCGCCCAGCGGCGCATCTCCCCCGGCAGCCGGCTCCCGTCGGAGAGAACGCTCTCCCAGCGCTACCACGTCAACCGGCAGACCGTCCGCAGCGCGCTCCGGCTCCTCAGGGACGAACGGCTCGTGGTCACCGACCGGCGCGGCACCTTCGCCGCCGACGGGACCGGGCCCGAGCCGGCCGCGCCCGCACTCACGGCCCGCCGGCCGACGTTCCCCGGCGGACCGCAGGCGGCCGAGGCGCTCGTACGGGCCTCGCTCACCTGGGAACCGGCACCCACGCCGCTGGCGCCGCGGCTCCTGCTCGCCCCCGGCGAGCCGACGCTCGTCCACCGGCACACGGTGCTCGGGCCGCACGGGGCGGCGCTCCAGCGGGCGGTGTCGTGGTTCTCCCGGCCGGCCCTCGACGAGATCCCCCAGCTCTCCCGGTACCGGCGGGGCAGGGACTGCCGCCAACAGCCCGACCTGCGGCTCCTGTACCACTGGATGCACCAGGCGGGGCTGCGGATCACCCACCGCGAGTCGGTCGGCGTCCCGCCGGGACCGGCCACGACGGCGGCCGGCGGCGCGGCCCGGCTGCTCGTCCACCGGGTCGTCAGCGACCAGCACGGGCACGCCCTGGAGATCACGGACATCGACTTCTCGGCCCAGTCGGCCGCCTGGACCTACGAGTTCAGTGCTTGATCCGCGAGTACGGCGCCTGAAACGCGAGTTCAGCGCCTGATCTGCAAGTACGGCACCTGAAGCACGAGTTCAGCGCCTGACAGCGCTCGGCTCCCGTCCGGGACAGGGGACGGGAGCCGGGCCCGGACGTCAGACGATGCCCTCGGCGATCTCCGCCTCCTCGCGGGCGGTCCCGTACGCGGTCGGCGTGCCGTACGAGCGGCGGGCGACGTACCACCAGACGCTGGCGAGGACGAGCACGACGGCGAGCGCGACGGCCGCGTAGTTCATCGTGTCCACGTTCACCGGGGACTTCTGCGGCAGGCAGAAGAGGACGGTCACGAACGCCACCCAGACGACGGCGATCCAGCCGACCGGCCTGCTCCAGCGGCCGAGGCTCCACGGGCCGGGCACGAAGCGGTTCCCGGCGCGCAGCCGCAGGTAGACCGGGATGGCGTACGCGGGCGTGATGCCGATGACGTTGATCGCGGTGACGGCACCGTAGGCGGTGGCCGAGTACAGCGAGGGGAGGGCGAGCACCGCGGCCACGACGACCGCGAGCCAGACGGCGGGGACGGGCGTCTGGGTGCTGCCGCTGACCTTGCGCCAGAGCGCCGAGCCGGGCAGGGCGTTGTCGCGGCTGAAGGCGAAGACCATGCGGCTCGCGGCGGCCACCTCGGCGTTGCCGCAGAAGAGCTGGGCGACGATCACCACGAGGAGCAGGACGGCGGCGCCGCGGGAGCCGAGCGCGTCCAGGAAGATCTGGGCGGGCGGGACGCCGGTGGCGCTGTTCTGCGTGCCGGCGTAGTCCTGGATGGCGAAGGTGAGTCCGGCGAGGAGGGCGAAGCCGGCGAGCCAGGAGACCCAGATGGACCGGACGATGCCCTTGGCGGCGGTGACGGAGGCGTTCGAGGTCTCCTCGGAGAGGTGGGCCGAGGCGTCGTAGCCGGAGAAGGTGTACTGGGCGAGGAGCAGGCCGATCGCGGCGACGTAGAACGGGTTGGCCCAGCCGGTGTCGTTGACGAACGTCGTGAAGACGAAGTCGACGGACTGGTGGCGGTCGGGGACGAACGCGAGCGCGCCGACGATGACGGCGACACCGGCCAGGTGCCACCAGACGCTGACCGAGTTGAGGACGCTGACGAGGCGGACGCCGAAGAGGTTGAGGCCGGCGTGGAGCAGCAGGATCGCCAGGAAGACGAGGAAGGTGGAGCCCGGGGTGGGCACGAAGCCCCACTGGAGGTTGAGGAAGGCTCCGGTGAAGAGGGCCGCGCCGTAGTCGATGCCGGCGATGGCGCCGAGCAGACCGAGCAGGTTCAGCCAGCCGGTGTACCAGCCCCAGCGGCGCCCACCGAGCCGGTCGGCCATGTAGTAGAGGGCGCCGGAGGTCGGGTAGGCGCTGGTGACCTCGGCGAGGGCGAGGCCCACGCACAGGACGAAGAGGCCGACGCCGACCCAGCCCCACAGCATGACGGAGGGGCCGCCGGTGCCCATGCCGAAGCCGTAGAGGGTCATGCAGCCGGAGAGGACGGAGATGACCGAGAAGCTGATCGCGAAGTTGCCGAAGCCGTCCATGCGGCGGGCGAGGACGGGCTGGTAGCCGAGCTCTCTCAGTCTCGCCTCCTCGTCCTGGGACGGCGGTGGCATGCGCATCGGCTCGATCGGGGCTTCGGTGCGGGACATGGGGACCTCCGGGGGACGGGGGGAGCGGGGGTGGGGGGAAGCTTGAAAGCGGGGGCGAAACGCCCGGCGCGGTGGGTGCGTCAGCCGCTGAGACAGCGGGCGCGGGCGCGCAGGAAGACCTCCTCGGCGAGGGCCCGGTCCTCCGGGTGAGCGGTGCGGTAGGCCCAGGGGAGGGTGGTGTAGTACGGGCCGAGCGCCTCGAAGACCCGGGCGGCGTCGGCGAAGCGGAGGGCTCCGAAGAGGGCGTGCGCCAGGTGGTTGAGGTCGAGCAGCGAGGCCCCGTCGGTGGCGCAGAAGAGGAACCAGGCGTCCAGGGCGCGCTGGGCGTCGCGTACGGCGTCCTCGGCGACCCAGTGGAGGTCGAGGGCGCGCTCGTGGCCGCGCTCGCGCCGGTAGCGCTCGACGCGGACGTAGAGCGGGAGGGCGTGCAGGGCGGAGCCGACGGGTGCCGAACCTGCGGCCCAGTACGAGTAGTTGACGGCCTCGGAGAGGGGTCCGGACCGGCGGGCGTACACGAACTGCAGCATGCGGTGGTGGGCCTCGCGGTTGTGCGGGTCGCGCTTCTCCACCTCGGCGAGCAGGCCCCAGGGGCCGGGCGGCAGCATGGGCGCCGGCGGGGTGAGCCGGTGCTCGGCCATGCGCTGGCTTCCGTCGAGGGCGGCGAGGGCGATGAGGCCGACCCAGGGGACGGGGTCGGCGGGCGACCGGTCGGAGGCCTCGCGGCAGGCGGTCCGGGCCTCCTGCCAGAGTTCGGGGGTCCTGGCGTGGCCGGAGCGGTGGGCGCGGACGGCGCGCTCGACGGCGACGCGGCTGTGCATCACGGTGGCGGCGTGGCTCTCGGGCTGCTCGGCGCGCCAGAGCGGGACGACGTCGGTGCCCGCGGCGACGGTGGCGAGGACCTGGGTGCGCCGGGTCCAGGCCTCCCAGTCGGAGGTCTCGTCGAGCAGCCGGGCCATGGCCACCCAGCGGCCGGTGCGTAAGTCCTGGACGGCGTTGCGCAGGGCGTGGTCGTGGCCGGCGGGGTGGTAGACGGGCCGGAATCCGTGTCCGGCCATCAGGGGGTGGGGCGTGGTGTGGATGACATGGGTCCTCGGTGGATGGAGGGGGTGGTCAGTCCCCCGGCGGGCGTCCCGGCCGTTGATCGGCGATCACTATAGAGGGCTCTGGATGCGCCCGGTCCACTTTCTTTTGTGACAGCAACTATTGAGCCAACGACTGAATTTGACTTACCGTCAAGTATTCCGGGCGACCTGACGGGGTCGTTCGCCGAGGCTTGACGAAGGCCCCGGGCAGCGGCACCCTGACCCTTTTCGGTGATCGGATGATCACGGAGCGGTCGAACGACGGGAGCAGCGGAATGACGGGCGGAGCGGTACTCGCCGTCGACCAGGGCACGTCCGGTACGAAGGCCCTCGTCCTCTGCCCCGAGCGCGGCGTCATCGGCACCGGGACGGCCCCGGTCCGGCCCCGCCACCTCCCCGGCGGCCTGGTCGAGGTCGACCCGCGTGAGCTGTACGACTCCGTGGTCGCCGCCGGGCGCGCGGCGCTCGCCGAGGCGGACGCGCACGTCGTCGCCGTGGGCCTCGCCAACCAGGGCGAGACCGTGCTCGCCTGGGACCCCGCCACCGGCGAACCGCTCACCGACGCCCTCGTCTGGCAGGACCGCAGGGCGGCCTCCGTCTGCGCCGGCCTCGACGACCGTGCCGAGGAGCTGCGCCGTCTCACCGGCCTTCCGGTGGACCCGTACTTCGCGGCGCCGAAGATGGCCTGGATCCGCCGCCACGCCACCGGCGCGGGCGTCGTCACCACCAGCGACGCCTGGCTCGTCCACCGGCTCACCGGCGCGTTCGTCACGGACGCGGCGACCGCCGGACGGACCGGCCTCCTCGACCTCGACACGGTCGCCTGGTCGGAGACCGCCCTCGACCTGTACGGACTCGGCGGCGAGGCGCTCCCCCGGGTCGTGGACTGCGACACCCCGATCGGCACCACGACCGCGTTCGGCCCCGCCCTGCCGCTCACCGGGCTCCTGGTGGACCAGCAGGCGGCGCTGCTCGCCCAGAGCGCCGACGACCCCGCCGCCGCCAAGTGCACCTACGGCACGGGCGCCTTCCTCCTCGCGCAGACCGGCCCCGAGCCCCGGCGCACCGCCTCCGGCCTGGTGAGCTGCGTGGCCTGGCGGCTCGGCGGGCGCGTCACCCACTGCCTGGACGGCCAGGTGTACACGGTCTCCTCGGCCGTGCGCTGGCTCACCGACCTGGGCGTGATCGCCGGGGCCGGGGAGCTCGACGCGGTCGGCGGGAGCGTGCCGGACGCGGGCGGCGTCACCTTCGTCCCCGCGTTCGCCGGGCTCGCCGCGCCCTGGTGGCGGGGGGACGTACGCGGCTCGCTCACCGGACTCGGCCTGGACACCGGCCCCGGCCATCTGGTGCGCGCCCTGTGCGAGGGCATCGCCGCCCAGGTCGTGGAGCTCGCCGCGGCCGCCGCCGCGGACCGGGGCGCACCGCTGACCGCGCTGCGCGCCGACGGCGGCCTGACCCGGTCGGCCCTGCTCATGCAGACCCAGGCCGATCTGCTGCAACTTCCCGTCGAGGTCGCGTCGTTGCCCGATGCCACGGCGCTCGGCGTGGGCGCGGTCGCCCGGCTCGGACACCAGCGCGGGCTCACGCTCCGCGAGGCCGTACCGGAGTGGAAGCCCTCGGCGGTGTACGAGCCCCGGATCTCGGCCGGGGAGGCGGCGGAGCGCCTCGGGCGCTTCCGCGCGGAGGTGACGGCGCTGGTGGAGCGGTCGGGGGGCGCGGGCGGTACGGGCGCGGGCGCGGACACCGGATCGGGCTCGGACGCGGTTGCCGGGTCGGGGGCGGACGCGGTTGCCGGGTCGGGGTCCGGCGCGGGCGGCGGGGCCGGTCTCGGTGCCGCGGTCGGCGGCGGGGCCGCATGAGCGTCACACGGACCGGACCGCTCCCCACCGGTGAGGCCGCGGAGTACGACGTCGTGGTCGTCGGCGCGGGGGTCGTGGGTTCCGCGATCGCCCGCGCGCTGGCCCGTCACCCGCTGCGGATCGCGCTCGTGGAGGCGGCGAACGACGTCGGCGACGGCACCTCGAAGGCCAACACGGCCATCCTGCACACGGGTTTCGACGCCGCACCCGGCACGCTGGAGGCCCGGCTCGTGCGCGAGGGACACCGGCTGCTCAGCGCGTACGCGCGGGAGGCCGGCATTCCCGTGGAGCCGCTGGGCGCGCTGCTCGTCGCCTGGGACGAGGAGCAGCGGGCGGCGCTCCCCCGCCTCGCGGAGAAGGCGGAGCGCAACGGCCACCGCACCACCCGCCTCCTCTCGGCGCCCGAACTCGCCGTACACGAACCCCACTTGGGTCCGGGCGCCCTCGGCGCGCTCGAAGTGCCGGGCGAGTCGGTGATCTGCCCGTGGACGACCACCCTCGCGTACGCCACCCAGGCCGTCCGCTCCGGGGTCGACCTGCATCTGAACTGCCGGGTGGAGAAGGCGCGTCCGGGTGATCCGTACCACCGGCTCGTCACCCGGCGCGGGGTGCTGCGGACCCGCCTCCTCGTCAACGCCTGCGGTCTCCACGCCGACGCCTTCGACGCCCTGGTCGGCAGGGAGGACTTCACCGTCACCCCGCGCCGGGGCCAGCTGCTCGTCTTCGACAAGTTCGCCCGCGACCTGGTCCGGCACATCCTGCTGCCCGTGCCCGGACCGCTAGGCAAGGGCGTGCTCATCTCGCCGACGGTGTACGGGAACGTCATGCTCGGGCCCACCGCCGAGGACCTCGACGACAAGACCGCCACGGGCACGACGGCGGAGGGGCTCGCCGGGCTGCGCGAGCAGGGCGGCCGGATCCTCCCCGCGCTCCTCGACGAGGAGGTCACCGCCGTCTACGCGGGGCTGCGGGCCGCCACCGGACAGGAGGACTACCGGATCGCCGCCCACCCCGGGCTGCGGTACGTGACGGTGGGCGGGATCCGTTCCACCGGGCTCACCGCCTCCCTGGCCATCGCCGAGCACGTGCTCGGCCTCCTCGCGGACTGCGGCCTCGATCCGGGACCGTCCCGCCCGCTCGCCCCGGTCCGGATGCCGAACCTCGGCGAGGCCTTCCCCCGCCCGTACCGCGACGCCGAACTCATCGCCCGCGACCCGGAGTTCGGGATGATCGTCTGTCACTGCGAGCGGGTCACCCGGGGCGAGATCCGGGCCGCGCTCGGCTCGACGATCCCGCCCGGCGGCCTCGACGGGCTGCGGCGCAGGACGCGCGCACGGGGCGGCCGCTGCCAGGGGAACCACTGCGGCGCGGAGGTACGGGCCCTGTTCGAGGAGCGGCCGTACGAGGAGGGGGCCCGGTGATCCGTACGGTCGACGTCCTCGTCGTGGGCGCGGGACCCGCCGGGCTCGCCGCGGCCGCCCGGCTCGCGGCGGCGGGCGCGGGCCGCGTCGAGGTCCTGGAGCGGGAGGCCGCGGCGGGCGGAGTGCCGCGCCACTGCGTCCGGCCGGGGTTCGGCGCGGACGCCCGGGGGCGCGCCCTGGACGGCCCGGCGTACGCGCGGCGCGCGGTGCGGGCGGCCCTGCGGGCGGGGGCGGTCGTCCGTACCGGCGTCTCGGTCACCGGCTGGGCCGGGCCCCTCACCCTGGACGTCACCGCCCCGACCGGCCTCGAACGGATCCGGGCGGGCGCGGTGGTCCTCGCCACCGGGGCCCGCGAACGGCCCCGCAGCGCCCGGCTCGTGCCGGGCACGCGCCCGGCCGGGGTGCTGACCACGGGCGAGCTCCAGCGGACGGTCGCACGCTTCGGGCCGCACGGGGAGTCCGTCGGGCCGCACGGGAAGTCCGTCGGGCGGCTCGGGGAGTCCGTCGGGCGGCGGGCGGTGGTCGTCGGCGGCGACCCGGTGGCCCGCGGCGCGGTGCGCACGCTGCGCGCGGCCGGGGTGGAGGTGGCGGCCGTCGTCACCGGACTCCCCTCCGCCGCGGTGACGTCCGAGCGGGTCCCGGTCCTGACCGGGACGGTCGTGACGGAGCTGCTCGGACGCGGCCGGCTGACCGGGGTCGCGGTGCGGGGCGGGGACGGGCGGGCGGCCGTGCTGCGGTGCGACACGGTGGTCTTCACCGGCGACTGGATCCCGGACCACGAGCTCGTCCGCGCCCGCGGGCTGCCGCTCGCCCCGGGCACCCGGGGCCCCGTGACGGACCCCGGCTTCCGCACGGCCGAGCCCGGGGTCTTCGCCGTCGGCAACCTGCTGCGCGGGGTGGAGCCCGCGCCGGTGGCCGCCGCCGAGGGGCGGGCGGTGGCGGATCCGGTGCTCGAACGGCTCGGCGGCCGCCCCTGGCCGGCCGCCGGGGTGCCCGTGACGGCGGTGGGCCCGCTGCGGTGGGTGACACCGGGCCTGACCGGTCCGGAGGCGGCGCCCCTCCTGGTCCGGCCGGAGCGGCGGCTCGTGCGCCCGGTCCTGACCGTCGCCCAGAACGGCGTCCCGCTGCGGCGGGAGCGGCTGGGCGGGACGCTCGTCCCCTGGCGTTCGGTACGGCTCGGGGCACGGTGGACGAGCGGGGTGGACCTCACCGCCGGCCCGGTGACGGTCGACGCACAGGAATAGGAGCACGCGCGCGCGGGGGCTGCGTCGGCCGGAGCCTTCGGTCAGACTGGGGCGCATGCCGGACAAGCGCAGCGCGGGTCTTCTGGTCTTCCGCCGCACGACGGGCGGTGGCGTCGAGGTGCTCATCGGTCACATGGGCGGGCCCTTCTGGGCCTCCCGCGAGGAGTCGGCCTGGTCGATCCCCAAGGGGGAGTACGAACCGGACGAGGCCCCCGAGGCCGCGGCCGCCCGCGAGTTCCTGGAGGAGCTGGGGCTCCCGGCCCCCGACGGCGAGTGGTTCGCCCTCGGCGAGTCCCGCCAGCGGAACGGGAAGCTCGTCACCGTGTGGGCCGTCGAGGGCGACCTCGACCCGGCCGAGGTCGTCCCGGGCACCTTCGTCATGGAGTGGCCGCCCCGGTCCGGGATCCGGGAGGAGTTCCCGGAGATCGACCGGGTGGGCTGGTTCTCCCCGGAGACCGCTGCTCCCCTGCTCGTCTCCGGGCAGCGGGTCTTCCTGGAACGGCTGTCGGAACACCTCGACGGGCGGGCCTGAGCCCCATTGTCAGACCCGTACGAGAAGGTGGTGAGCGCCGAACTGTCGAGAGGGAGCCCGACATGACCACGATCACCGCCAGCGAGCGCGCGGCCGCCCAGGCGTACCTGCGGCTGCTCGAGTCCACGCAGGCCGTGCTGACCGACCCGCAGCTCGCCCCGTACGCGGGGGTGATGCTCGCCCATCCGATGGCCGAGGCCGACGAGGCGCTGCGCGCGGCGGGCCTCGCCGGGAACGAGGACCGGCTGCTGCGCCTCGTCTCCTCCCTGCGGGCCTCCCCCGCGACCGCCTGGGGGCGCACCGGTTGAGGCGGACGGGAAGGACCCTCAGACGCCCGGGCGGACCGGGAGGGCCCGGACGCTGTTGCCGACGAAGCCGGAGTGGCGGGTCAGCTCCGCCTCCGGGACCGCCAGGTCCAGGTCGGGGAAGCGGGTGAAGAGCGACTCCAGGGCGATCGCGGCCTCCATCCGGGCGAGCGGGGCGCCCAGGCAGTAGTGGGGGCCGTGGCCGAGCGAGAGGTGCTTCGCCGTCGCGGTGCGGGTGATGTCGAAGCGGTCGGCGTCCGGGCCGTGGGCCTTCGTGTCGCGGCCCGCCGCCGAGTATCCGGCGAGGACGGGGGTGCCCTGCGGGATGACCGTGCCGTCGACGGTGAGGTCGCGGGTGGGGTAGCGGAACGGGAAGTAGCTGACCGGACTGTCCCAGCGGAGGGTCTCCTCCACCACGTCGGCCCAGTCGGCGCGGCCCTCGATGACCAGGGCCAGCTGGTCGCGGTGGGCGCAGAGCGCCCGGACGGCGTTGGTGACGAGGTTCAGGGTGGTCTCGTGGCCCGCGACGATCATCAGGAGCAGGGTGCCGATCAGCTCGGGCTGGCTGAGCCGGTCGCCGCCCTCGTCCCGGGCCGCGATGAGGGCGCTGGTGAGGTCGTCTCCAGGGGCGGCGGCCTTGTCGGCGGCGATGGAGGCGAGCAGCTCGACGAGGTCCCGGTTGGCGGCGACGGCCCGGGCGGGCTCGGTGTCGGTGGCGACGACCAGGCTGGACAGGTGGTGCAGCCGGTCCTGGTGGGCCGGGTCGACGCCGAGGAGTTCGCAGATCACGCCGAGCGGCAGCGGAAGCGCGTAGTGGCGGCGCAGATCGGCGACGCCGTCGCCGGCGCGGGCAGCCTCCGCGAGGCCGTCGAGGAGTCCGGCGGTGACCGTCTCGACGCGCGGGCGGAGCTCCTCGACCCGGCGGGCGGTGAAGGCGCTGCTGACGAGGGTGCGCAGCCTGCGGTGGTCGGCCCCGTCGGCGGTGATCATGCCGGGGACGGTGGCGAAGGTCAGCAGCGGCCAGCCCTCGGGTATGCGGCCCTCGGCGAGCGCGGTGAAGTGCTGGGGCCCCTTGGCGACGTCGGGGTGGGAGAGGAAGTCGCGCAGCGCGTCGTGGCCGAGCACCGCCATGCCCTCGATCTCGCCGGGCAGGATCACCGGGGCCACGGCGCCCTCGGCGAGCAGCCGGGCGTTGTCCGCGTGCGGGCAGCCGCCCGCCGGGTCCATGCGGTGCGGCGGGCGGCCGGCGGCCGGGGTGGTGTGCGGCGTGTTCAAGGAAGGGACTCCTGACTGCGGATGCGGGCCGGTG
The DNA window shown above is from Streptomyces vietnamensis and carries:
- a CDS encoding alpha/beta fold hydrolase: MPAPCPQTPEPVPGRCGFLEVPENRTHHHGGSRTIRLAVAIIPAASTQPADEPVVFMEGGPGGDAFDNIPFLISSGVNRNHDLIVMAQRGTLHSQPNLACPEIDRFNVRAVGLRYDAPSTGRLLVRATEECRDRLTAAGIDLSAYNTTENAADFAALRRALGIDRWNVYGYSYGTNLALTYLRRHPEGIRSVAIDSIAPPQVVNLPWTWDSAAEGIGEIFAACEAQPRCKSRYPHLRRTLDEQVRRLEAHPLTLMAQPPAGGNPVKVVLDGGALVNILVANTVRAVDVPAALDELAHGNPERFARARAVDASTVIGAFAHGLTQSVACAEWVPGYGERDVLKAGRRNFPGWPDTVLAQAPQLPFQYDMCRAWNVPDRTAIQRVATFSRVPALLLSGTFDAKTGASWAHVAAGTLPDSTSVRIPGIGHWVVPQSPCAASVLSSFLDRPTAPDTGCVAGLAPQPFTITP
- a CDS encoding DUF2252 domain-containing protein; translated protein: MTTASERAARGKAARKRVPRTLHGRWIPRSQRPDPLVILERESLDRLSDLVPLRYARMAVSPFAFLRGAAGVMAADLGAERHTGLTVQLCGDAHLLNFGVYASPERTLLFDVNDFDETLPGPFEWDVKRLAASVTVAALQNGSAKPKAHRAALVAVESYRTNMRRLAGMGELEVWYERISADDILRVVRGEDRARLAKRLAGARRRTSLQALAKLTERDEAGNRHIVDDPPLLERVTDVDRVTLGKIFSDYRSSLAEERRVLLDRYHFVDAARKVVGVGSVGTRCFVLLLEGRDDSDPLILQIKEAGRSALEQYLPPTAHPHQGRRVVSGQRLTQAASDIFLGWMTGPEQRHFYWRQLRDMKGSAEVETMSPATLRDYARLCGRALARAHARSGDRIAIAAYLGASDVFDRAVADFALAYAGQNADDYAALGAAIAAGTVTAAPGV
- a CDS encoding FGGY family carbohydrate kinase is translated as MTGGAVLAVDQGTSGTKALVLCPERGVIGTGTAPVRPRHLPGGLVEVDPRELYDSVVAAGRAALAEADAHVVAVGLANQGETVLAWDPATGEPLTDALVWQDRRAASVCAGLDDRAEELRRLTGLPVDPYFAAPKMAWIRRHATGAGVVTTSDAWLVHRLTGAFVTDAATAGRTGLLDLDTVAWSETALDLYGLGGEALPRVVDCDTPIGTTTAFGPALPLTGLLVDQQAALLAQSADDPAAAKCTYGTGAFLLAQTGPEPRRTASGLVSCVAWRLGGRVTHCLDGQVYTVSSAVRWLTDLGVIAGAGELDAVGGSVPDAGGVTFVPAFAGLAAPWWRGDVRGSLTGLGLDTGPGHLVRALCEGIAAQVVELAAAAAADRGAPLTALRADGGLTRSALLMQTQADLLQLPVEVASLPDATALGVGAVARLGHQRGLTLREAVPEWKPSAVYEPRISAGEAAERLGRFRAEVTALVERSGGAGGTGAGADTGSGSDAVAGSGADAVAGSGSGAGGGAGLGAAVGGGAA
- a CDS encoding GntR family transcriptional regulator, whose protein sequence is MAEPDSEAVADVPLYLRVAAALREDLAQRRISPGSRLPSERTLSQRYHVNRQTVRSALRLLRDERLVVTDRRGTFAADGTGPEPAAPALTARRPTFPGGPQAAEALVRASLTWEPAPTPLAPRLLLAPGEPTLVHRHTVLGPHGAALQRAVSWFSRPALDEIPQLSRYRRGRDCRQQPDLRLLYHWMHQAGLRITHRESVGVPPGPATTAAGGAARLLVHRVVSDQHGHALEITDIDFSAQSAAWTYEFSA
- a CDS encoding amino acid permease yields the protein MSRTEAPIEPMRMPPPSQDEEARLRELGYQPVLARRMDGFGNFAISFSVISVLSGCMTLYGFGMGTGGPSVMLWGWVGVGLFVLCVGLALAEVTSAYPTSGALYYMADRLGGRRWGWYTGWLNLLGLLGAIAGIDYGAALFTGAFLNLQWGFVPTPGSTFLVFLAILLLHAGLNLFGVRLVSVLNSVSVWWHLAGVAVIVGALAFVPDRHQSVDFVFTTFVNDTGWANPFYVAAIGLLLAQYTFSGYDASAHLSEETSNASVTAAKGIVRSIWVSWLAGFALLAGLTFAIQDYAGTQNSATGVPPAQIFLDALGSRGAAVLLLVVIVAQLFCGNAEVAAASRMVFAFSRDNALPGSALWRKVSGSTQTPVPAVWLAVVVAAVLALPSLYSATAYGAVTAINVIGITPAYAIPVYLRLRAGNRFVPGPWSLGRWSRPVGWIAVVWVAFVTVLFCLPQKSPVNVDTMNYAAVALAVVLVLASVWWYVARRSYGTPTAYGTAREEAEIAEGIV